In Thermoleophilaceae bacterium, a single genomic region encodes these proteins:
- a CDS encoding ATP-binding protein, whose amino-acid sequence MLAVALGCAAVFAAAGRSIDRQRRDDSRNAAAMVTASVASQVEAVNASLEDAAAFLASSRVVTPAEFAAFARAPLSRPAVRSLAYVQRVTPATQAAFERRLGVAIRTFGARREQRNAASFPVALSASRLASHRNVIGVDSSTEPLRHAAMSEALLTRQPVATPPLRSLRGTWQPLIYVPVVRHHRDLAGFVAAAIDPHALVETARAAFPGTADVRVRDGSRTVFSTPADYSRARRGSVMAAGRRWTVDVISHAPTAPVQRLRWIVAVVGLLLLTTLFVLFRRAIRQAQDAEALVTERTRELDTALTDAQTARTALSERNESLLELDRFKDRMLGLISHDLRSPLTSIRGYVELLLDEETGALSEDQLRFLAVVKRNAERLDSQIGDLLLLAGIAEGTLSLQRSAVDLPRLVMEAVETAAPHAQQKNIKLEAGCRPLRPIDADGSRLAQVLDNLLSNAIKYTPEGGSVDVRAWYEDDWVSLSVADSGIGMTQEELESIFLPFFRTEDARERGIKGTGLGLVIVKAVVEAHGGSVRVHSHPGGGSRFTIMLPADSPAPWEPPKRLTTLRA is encoded by the coding sequence TTGCTCGCTGTCGCGCTCGGTTGCGCGGCAGTGTTCGCTGCCGCCGGACGGTCGATCGACCGCCAGCGGCGGGACGACTCCCGGAACGCGGCCGCAATGGTCACGGCCTCGGTCGCGTCACAGGTAGAGGCCGTGAATGCGTCGCTCGAGGACGCTGCGGCATTCCTCGCGTCCTCGCGAGTGGTGACGCCCGCGGAGTTCGCAGCATTTGCGCGGGCGCCGCTGAGCCGGCCGGCGGTCCGGTCGCTCGCGTACGTGCAGCGGGTGACGCCCGCGACCCAGGCGGCGTTCGAGCGCCGCCTAGGGGTTGCGATCAGGACGTTTGGCGCCCGTCGGGAGCAGAGGAATGCGGCCTCGTTCCCTGTTGCCCTCAGCGCGAGCCGCCTGGCGTCGCACCGCAACGTCATCGGCGTGGACAGCTCTACCGAGCCGCTCCGGCACGCCGCGATGAGCGAGGCTCTCCTCACGCGACAGCCTGTGGCCACCCCGCCGCTGCGCAGCCTGCGCGGCACATGGCAGCCACTCATCTACGTGCCGGTGGTGCGGCACCACCGCGACCTCGCCGGCTTCGTGGCCGCGGCGATCGATCCCCACGCGCTCGTGGAGACAGCGCGCGCCGCGTTCCCTGGCACGGCCGACGTCCGGGTCCGCGACGGCTCCCGGACGGTCTTCTCCACGCCCGCCGACTACTCGCGTGCCCGGCGCGGCTCGGTCATGGCGGCCGGGAGGCGCTGGACCGTGGACGTGATCTCGCACGCGCCCACGGCGCCGGTTCAGCGGCTGCGCTGGATCGTCGCGGTGGTGGGCCTCCTGCTGCTCACCACCCTGTTCGTGCTGTTCCGCCGCGCGATCCGGCAGGCGCAGGATGCCGAGGCGCTCGTGACGGAGCGCACCCGCGAGCTCGACACCGCCCTCACCGACGCCCAGACCGCCCGGACGGCGCTGAGCGAGCGAAACGAGAGCCTGCTCGAGCTCGACCGCTTCAAGGACCGCATGCTCGGCCTCATCTCGCACGACCTGCGGTCGCCCCTCACGTCGATCCGCGGCTACGTGGAGCTCCTGCTCGACGAGGAGACGGGCGCGCTCAGCGAGGACCAGCTCCGCTTCCTGGCAGTTGTGAAGCGCAACGCCGAGCGGCTCGACAGCCAGATCGGCGACCTGCTCCTGCTGGCCGGCATCGCGGAGGGCACGCTGTCCCTCCAGCGCTCCGCGGTGGATCTCCCCCGGCTCGTGATGGAGGCGGTGGAGACGGCCGCGCCGCACGCGCAGCAGAAGAACATCAAGCTCGAGGCCGGCTGCCGCCCGCTGCGGCCGATCGACGCCGACGGCTCCCGGCTCGCGCAGGTGCTGGACAACCTGCTCTCGAACGCGATCAAGTACACGCCTGAGGGCGGCAGCGTGGACGTTCGTGCGTGGTACGAGGACGACTGGGTTTCGCTGAGCGTCGCGGACAGCGGCATCGGCATGACACAGGAGGAGCTCGAGTCGATCTTCCTGCCCTTCTTCCGCACCGAGGACGCAAGGGAGCGCGGCATCAAGGGCACCGGACTGGGGCTTGTGATCGTCAAGGCCGTGGTGGAGGCGCACGGCGGGAGCGTGCGCGTGCACAGCCATCCGGGGGGCGGCAGCCGCTTCACCATCATGCTTCCGGCCGACTCGCCCGCCCCCTGGGAGCCGCCGAAGCGGCTTACTACCCTCAGAGCATGA